Within Pungitius pungitius chromosome 18, fPunPun2.1, whole genome shotgun sequence, the genomic segment CTCTCACAACTATCATACAAAGTAGAATGAATGTGGCCCGGTCCTCATAACGGCGACATACGTTCCATCCATGGATCATTAAAGTGGTTTTAAAGAGTTTGTTTTGCAGAACATTCCGTTAATAAGGTGGAGAAACCGTATTTCCTATTCTTCTAAGTGTGATTGCTATATTACATAATAAACTGCGCTCTGGCAAACGATATTCACATGATGATTTGAATTATGTAAAGTTGAGGGAAGATCTGTTCCAGCTTCTCTCCGTCATTATACTGTGGGAGGGAGCTAATTAGATAATAATCCTGAATGCATTCCATCTCAAGACAGTATAAAGGATTAGCGCCACACCCCAAATAAGATATGAGAGCAAATGTTGGCAAAACTGCAAAAATGTCAAGTCATAGTCAGCAGGGTTTTTAAAACAGCTTCTACACTATCTGACAATGGTAACTGTGTAGGTCCTGTGAGCGAAATAGATAACGTCTAGGTGACTTGTGTGCATAAAGCCCCCCCTGTTTAGTAATGTTTTCTTGTTGCTGTAGAAGACTATCTTTGAGTAGCCTTGATGTATGACTTGTATGTGTCAATTATTTATCCTGCTTGCaggtattatttaataaatgattttaCACCAGTGTTGAATCTTTCTATCCTAATTGGTCTTTCGAGTCGGCTCTCAAGACCAGCACCAGGCTTTCCCCCAGCTGAGGAATTGGCCCTAGTTTAAAACCAAGGAAGGCCTCTGATGGAAGGGGTTCATAAATTCATAAATAGGGCAGTCAgtagaaatgcacacacacacatattatatatatagacttcagtgccaaacacacacttttcacagtacggcaaatagtgcatttattAACATCTCCGGCATATAAAAAGCGcagtgggatggtgagagcttgGCTTCACGTCGTGCAAATCTATACCTCTCACACAGGTACTCGTTCGGAAAAGCTAAAGGGTCCGACCTGTCCGGAAACACAGTCACGTCTGTAAGCGCGTCTCAGTATCGGTGCTTCTGCATGGTGCAGAAAGAAACACGtgaccatttttctcagtaaatatttcCAAAGAAGCAATTGAtgtgaaattttcaccagatgttggtaacaacccaagtaatacataaaaaaatccaaacaaagatgttcagaaataaagttatgtgtaataatgtgaaatgacacagggaaaaagtattgaacatgcTTACTGATTTTTTATtcaagcctttgttggtaatgacagcttcaagacggcTCCTTCATGAGAAACTAGTCACACGCATTGCTATGGTTGTTATAAGGCTGAACTCAAACGCAGAACGAAACGGCAATCGGATAGCGAGTGAACATGTTATTGTACGATACAATGGTAAATAAGCGGCCGTGAGGAGTTCAGCTGATGAAGGTGAATCCCAGGTGACAATTTCCCAGATGGTGTCCAGTGATAATCCAACGTACAAGTGACAAAGGTAACGATCCGACGTCTGCTggttgtcaggctctccctcttataCCCTGGTGATTGTAGATCCGATGCAGGTGTGTGATTACGATAAGTGACAGGTGCGTGCAAATGCCAACCTCTCCCAGCTTTTACCCGGATGTTTCTTCCACTCAAACGATCTTCAAATCTTGATGGCTCCGTCGCCCTCTTCAATGattcttgatcttcagttctttccatagattttcaatgggatttaagtaaggtgattggctgggccattcgaGCAGcttaattttctttctttgaaaccagttgagtttccttggctgtgtgtttgggatcattctcttgctgaaatgtccacccttgtttcatcttcatcatcctggtagatggcagcagatttctgttaAGAATGTCTCTctaaatttgcccattcatcaagtttgccagtaccatttgttGAAAAGccgccccacaccatgatgttcccacctccaaacgtCACTGTGGGTAtgttgtttttagggtgatgtgcagtgccatttctcctccaaacatggtgtgtattatggcatccaaacactTCAATTGACCACTCTACATTCttccagtatttcactggcttttccaaatgttgtccagcaaactttaaacaagcttcaacatgctttttttttcagcaatggagtcttgcgtaGTGAGCGTGCATGCAGGTCATGGTGGCGGAGTGCATTACTTacggttttctttgagacaacagtacctgctaattgcaggtctttttgatgCTCTCTACAagtggctcttggacaactcttctgatgaTTCTTTTCattcctctgtcagaaatcttgcgaggagcatctggtcaaaacaaagttatggtgaaatgattgtagCTCCAACAGAGCGCACTGGAACATTCAATTCACACAGTcaaaccaatgccatcattgtgttttgcaacaattaggttacaaaggtcttgagacagctcttagCTGtgacccatcatgggatgtggcagcttggcaatgagacctttttgtaggccatcagttgggacttaACCAGCTGATAAAAGCGATAAACTCCTGGTGTAACGTTTGCTGAATCACCTCTCTTCTGTCGCCTAAATGCAGTCTCATGACGCACACAATCCGTCTTTAATCGTTTTAGCTGTTGTTCATTTGGTCGCTGAACTACTTTGTTAGAGTGCAAACtgttttactactactactttcaCACTCCTGTCTTCTCAAAAGGGTGGGACTTATTTTTCTTTACCCAATTGGGAGTCTGCATTTCCCGAAAGCCAATGAAACCATAATCATGTAAATAGGCTGTGATTGACACCCTGCTCAGCAATCAGAACTACAGTATATCAGGATGACAACAAACATTCAAACTATCATCTTGtaacaacacaaatataaaacaatatattagATACTCAAACTATCCACCTGGTTACAGTTACTTcgccgggtttaattcaacctgctttcatGCAACCAAGTCCGAGCTAAATTCATCCAGGATAACCTGAACATCCCGGCTTAATCCCTTATTTTGGTTTTGAGCAATGCCCCCCTGGAGCCGCTCGAGTTTGGAAGAGAGTGACGAGAACCAATTACTGGCATGACCTGACTGGTGTGAACTTATCCGGTAAGAAAGCTTTCGATAGTCTCTGGTACTGTGTTTAGGAAAAGTTTCAAGTCCTTGGAAAAGCTTCAAGCTCTTGAGGAACGTTCAGTAAAGGTTGTTTTTCCTTTAACTTTTGTTGCAACTAAATGTCCTTTCTTCTAAATTCCTGGAAGGGATTTTCTTGTTTAATGCTTTAGTACTGAGGATTAGCTTGTTGTGATGTTAACCTAGGTTAATATGTGACGGGGCTTTAGGGGAAGATCACCAACAACGCCACATGGGGACTTACATCCCAAGAAATACAAACCCAACTATTAAATATCAGAGGCATTGTGGATAAGGCAGAGACATGTTCGTTGTAattacgagaaaaaaaaaaaaatagacaaaactATAAAACCAAGGCAATCACAAATCACTAAAATAACGGGTTTAAGATAATAAATACAGGCAAGATGGTTCAACACAGCAAACGGCACAAAGTAAACTAAAGAAAACATAAGAttacaaaacagcagcaggttctctctctgtctctacagGGCAGGACCAGAAGCGAATGAGGCTATGATGGCAGGTGCATTTTAAGTGATGCCACCAATTGGGAGAAGCCAGCTGGAAGGCTGCGTTCCCAACCCCACCAACAAGAATATCTCCATTTAATCGGTTGTTATCTCAGCCGTGACAGTCGAGTCCTAAAAATAGTTCTTATCAGGGTAGTACTGACGTGAGTTCATAAAGAGATTAAGAAAACAGTCCCAAAAGTGTCAGTAAAATAGTTACAGATAAGTAAGTTGTTATATTCTCCTTGGTgcttaaaaaccaaaaaaagcaTAGTAGGTTGGCGATGTGTTCATTGAGActgggacatttaaaaaatgtgacgATGAGACCCTGGAGGGAGATGGACATTTCTGAATGTAGAAGCATTTAGGCAAATGAAAGGACCATTATGGTTTTAATGAAAGGTTGCaaggaaatgtgtttaatgtgtgaTGAGGCTCAGGTGTTCAAGGGGGGAGTAAAAGGAGATGACAAGTAAATAACAAGGTACGATATTATGTGTTTTAATCCTCATGATTAAAGTCATATAGGGAGACGAAGCATCCTCTATACGTGTTTTTCCTGACACTTTATATCACCTAAtaggcagaggtggaaagtaacgatttacatttactcgcgttactgtaattgagtagtatttttgtgtacttctacttaagtgttttttgtttgaaatattgtacttcgctacattttaaatcatatccgttgcTGAGTAAACACAGGGAACTAACGTCACTGCactgagtgatgagcgggagaacgaacgcgctaaacaagaatgatggagactgacaaaacagatgcaaacccagctgaaatccaatgaaaatacgaggcgtagccgctaaaccggaagtacgtagattttcacagtaagaatcgacgcaaccgtctgtaatgacagcggttaccagggtaacaagaggagaaaagttcattaacggatataaataaatactcctggtctgacgggatgtgttagcagcagtaggtgactacactcgctgctcttggctctgatatttattgtccacgtattgttttgcttcagtgagcagagcagagacagtttaaggagatcgcagagtaaacgctcCGCCACTGGAGCGCatacgtcaccacgtcagccaACAGTCGGCTGAACCGCCagcgatcccccccccccccccgtctgccgtTCGCGATGATcctcagtggcccgcgttcggtccaagtcggcagtatctCAGTATCTGGctcgaacctgaaatgagtttgacacccctgctttactgaatccacagttcatgccatatttagtggttgtagtaatgtttaaaatgttttatttgatgatctgcactaaaatcatcattttatttttattttattatttttgccatTGCACattaatttgtaaaggtcttctttcaattaaaaacaactagattgacatttattttcccttgtcttttataactacactagaatcccgcaaCCCACACAGCTGTTacaaaagtaactcagtaacttttactccgagtacatttttaatgagctactttttacttgagtatatttttagacttgtaactttacttgtacttcagtaaaattgtacttaagtaacagtacttttacttgagtacaacattttgttactctttccacctctgcctaTAGGTATAAAAGTCAAATACAACCAATTCAGATTAGCATAAAGTCGCATGGGTTGGATCTTGACCAATGATCGACAGGTGTGCCAGGGATCCAAGGCCTTCCAGCAACACAGGCTGAAAACCGATCCAGTGAGCTGCAGCTGGCGTCACAAAGAGTAacatgaaggagaaaacagcggCAGAGTTATTTGAGGTGCCAAGTGATCCACAATGCAACCAAAACCTCACCTGCATGTGTCACTTGTGTGTAGCAgctgaagagaggggggggggggggggtgtgctggcCGCAATACATCAGCTACTGGACATAGATTGTTACCCATTCCTGTGCTTGTGTTGCCAAAAAGTGGCTCCTGGTTGGCAGGAGTCACACATGATTTAGAACAGTGATTCTTAACCATTGAGCCGCGAGCGCCACCTAGAGGGCGGCTAAACACTTTTCATTTGTACCCATGGTCCGCAAAGGGCCgtggttgaaatatttcaactttggcCAAAAAATTAACCTTTTTAATTTGAATCTAatcaaatgtaacattgtaaaatTACTGTTAAAACTCCAATCTACTTACTGATGATTTATGTAAGAAGATGCAATAAAATATCCATACGCACAAGAACTTAGGAGTGAAACAACAATACAAAATGcagttcttttctttattccagAGCTGATTACCCTCCACCCTACACCCTCCACACTAGGAAATAAATTGGAAGACTGTAGTGGCCTCTGTGGTTAAAACAGCATGTGATATATGGCGAGGGTGGCATAACGACATGTGTCCATTACAAACATCACAAGACTATTTCAGCACATGATTAATGGTGGATGGTTTTAGGCAACGGGGTCCCATTAAGTTGCAAGTGCTGGTATATAATGTGCACATtgatatttgtaaaatgtcagGGATcatcaacaaattaaaaaaagaatctacTTTCTCCGAGTCCCCTTCAATGACAGCGGTCGCTTGGCAGGTGCTCGTGCTCGGGGATCCAAGGGGATCTGCCAAAACACTCAGCAGCCTTCCTGTCACACTCACAGATGAACATCTCGCACTCGTTGTTCTTGTCTGGGGAAAATGGATCATAGAGAGACTGTAAATAATGGAAATGGTGACAAACATCCCCAGATATTAAAGAAAGTGAGAATCAAATCATTTGAATTAACAGGaaacatggggaaaaaaaatcccttttgtcTCAGTGTACTCACTGCCACAGGTGACCTTCTTGTTATCCTTGTCACAGCTATAGTCATAAATCTCAGTATAAGGATTGTCAAAGACGGGCCAGCAGTCAGGGTGCTGCATGGCGTCATTGTAGCAAAGGTCATGCACTTGGCAGCACCTACAGGGAAAATAAGACTAATTTGACTCAGCTTGGACAAGGTAAATCATCTTTGTATAGAGTATGAAGCCGAGTTAGTGGGTCATGACCTATCCAGATCGTCCACAGGTGGGCCGGAGCCTCCCTTTCCACAGTAGCAGCCATAGTCGGCGTAGTCGAGAGCAGGCCAGCTGTCGGGCATCACGCACAGAATCATCTTTCTGAACTGGTGCAGAGCCTTGAAGTCCAACGAGTGGGCTGAAGCACAACAAGCGGGAACCGTCAAAACTCCAGTGCTACGCTACTAGAAGGGGCAACAGCCCCCCCGTGTGCAAATGGTCAGTTGAACTTACCAAAGGTGAGGCCCACCGCCAAGAGAAGCAGAGACTGGAGGGTACTCATCCTAGAAGTGAGCCGGGTCAAGTGAACTAGCTCGCACTCCAATATCAGCCCACTCTTTATATCAAGAGCGGGACCCTGAGAGCTGCCCTATCAGCTCTTCTTACGACACAGGGTCAGCATGTGTAAAAGCAAGTAAGTTTTCCCACACTCTCGTTTTGTCTTAGTTGGTTTATTATCATGTTCACCTGTTCAGTTACTCTCTTATTATCTCACCTCTCGTCCCTAACATGATAATTAATAGGCTCTGTGTCGTACTTTTGGATTCAGAACCATCGCACACCCTTCCAACTCTGAAACCTGGGAGTTTTCCTCTGGCTCCTGTCCAGACTACAGATGGTGAGTCTTATGGACACCTGCAGTAGAGTTTGTGGGATGAAGACTTATGTCTCCTGGAAGACTATAATGTCTGACAGAAGACTGTTGAGTCTCAAAATGTGTGTATAATAACatataaactgtttttttacaTACAGCACTCACAAGGGTTCCTCTATAATCCACAGAAAAATGTTCAATTAGACAAAGTAGTTTGAGATTTATTACACTTGTTATACTCCCAGTCTGGGTGTTGTCTTCGGTTTTCTCTCCGGACTACAGTTGCAGTAGTCAATTGATGAGAGAAAATGTACCCACACAGATGGCAATTGTACACATTATTATCGAAACTTCAATAGTAGTAGACTGTTGTACTCCTAGTGGGGGAGGCAGGGAATTGTAGTTGAGCCAAACAAAACTAGGCCTGACTACCCACCTATAGAAACAGAACAAACTAAATGGCTTTGCAGGCTTATCTAACTTTCTTTGGTGAAACAAAATACAGCAGAGGCATCAACCAATAACCTAGTGTTTCTAGACAAGCAGTGACTACGTGAGACTAGCAATGTACAGGGTACCCCAGACCCCCCTCCTGGTCCTCGACCGCCCACCACAAACATCCACAATAACCACTTTGTACATGTGGTGTCAGCCGGACATCCATTCCTTCCTCGTTCGGTCTTCCTTCTTTTATTCTTGAGCCTCCCCTCAGGTGATCGACAGGCACAGGTGCAACCCAATCACCTTGATTGCACCTGGAACGGAGGAGAGAGACCAAGCCAAGAGAAATCCACAGGCAGGACGGGGGAAAGGTGTCTTGCCCCAGCCTGACACGTAACCCTATCCAACGCCAGGTTGAATAGCTCATCtttgtttactttttatttgttgttgacaCCTCCAGGCCGAACCTGATAACCCTTATTTAACGGCATGGCACTGGGAATTGTGGGTGAGTCTCTCAAGCGTAGTCTGATGGAAAAGGAAATTGTGCATTCAAAAAGGGCTCCAAGCGTCTGCTAAAAGCTCAGAAGAAGCTCCGAATGCCGGGAGACCATCAGTGTCCACATTGGGAGCAATGAATGTCTCTCCTGTAGCTTTTAGCACAGTTGGCATTCAGCTACAGCAGACGATGGTGTGGGAACCGTTAATGTGAACAATGCCAGGTGAATGGtttcatgtacagtatatgttaCGTCTGTGCTCGAGCAGCCGCTCGACCTTCTAATTTAGGTTTAGTGCAACTTTGCATTCATATTGACTTAATACCATTATGCTACAGAGATAAACATGAGGCTAAATAAAACCACTGCGTTCTACCATGTGTTCAGAGACATGGAGTTTCCCAGACCCCCAGGCATGTGTATTGTAGTGTGAGAGTGGAGGTAAAGTGAGTTCAGATTATGCCCTTTAATAACAGTAAAAGGCATGTGAGGCAACATGAGAAGGGTCGATGGAACTCTGCTTCCACATTACAAACACAGCAGGAGTCATTTATTACAAGGAGGGAATGGTGGATGTTGcaggtctcacacacaccaaGGATGGATTCTTATTGTAATACAGTCACCTGGTCTTTATTCACAGCGGACACTTGGCTGGTGTTGCGCTATGGGATCCAAGGCCTTCTTGCAAAACACCTGGCATGGCTTATGGTCACCAGTTCAGGCTCTGAACGGTTCGGTTAAAATGAGTATTGGGCAAAGATAATTCATAACGTTATGATGTGCTCGCCTATGATCTGATACAAATTGTGCTTTTATGAAGACAATAAACTCCATTGGTGCCCATTGTTAAAAGGGGGTCTAAAATGATCAGAGCTCCCATATGGACTTCACTAAAAGACGCATCTATCGTTAACAAAGTGCTCCGATGAAGGCCTGGAGAGACTTCATCCTCTATGTCAGGAGGGTCAAGTAGCACTAACGATAATGTGTAGCACGCCAATGCACACCATACATAATGTATGGACTGAAATATACACACAACCCAGCTTGTGTAAAAGAAGGGTAtcctcccactcctccacaTTTATAAAGAAAACACAGGAAAAGGTACAGCTGAAACTCTCCGTTGGTTCATCTGCTGGCAAGAAATTCTCTTTATTTAAAGACTTCAATTATCCttagaaataaagtaaaaaagcaGAGCAAACGAAATTGGATAGATTGGAGTGCTGCCGTGCCTCGCCCCGGGGAAACTTACTTACGTGGTTAAAGTGAATTATCTTACGTCTTTGCAAAGATTTGGAGCTCATTTACAGAGTTTGCGTAGGGGGAAGATTTTTAGCCTACCGTTTATTGGTGGGGTGTGggtgtccctgagcaaaacacttaacccctaactgctccctgtGCGCCTTTACTATGGGGGATTGGTCAAATGCAGAGAAAAATTAGCCAAATGGGATCGATAAAGGAAACTTCCTTCTTTTGTCTATCAGTGCATCAGTCAGCCTCTACAGCTATTTTGACAATGTGTTTTGACAATCTGTTTTCTATTCAAAATATTTGCCTATGTACTTTTTGATGTGCCTTGCTCTTTTTGGTTTGTGTAATGTGGAAagaacaatacaaatatttgtcaaaaaaagaaaaaaatggttacAGCTCCTGAAATGgccttttttaatatttttgagcATTTTTACACAAACCAAACAATGAATCCATGACACCAACGAATTACCAGATTAATCCAGAATTCAAATAATCATCAGCTGCAGCCCGATACTAAATAGTTCAAATCCGCTCCACCTTGTACTTTCATATTGATACTTACAGAGCATTTGCAATGCAAGGCTTTGTATTTGTAATGATTTTCACAGCGTGGCATTAGTATTGCTGGTCCATAAATGATCACCAAGAAAAGGGGCAGCAACGTGTAGAGACCAGATGTGCAGAGACATGGAAAATCCCAGACTGTGACATGAGGGGAGACTCCACAGGCTTCAGAGGATCCAGTTCCCAACACATCAGAgttatttctttgtttcatttggaCTTTTAGTTCGGATTTTTGATAATACGGCTTAAACAATACTTTTACCATACTGGAAGGATCTTTTAGTATTTCTTTTTGAAGCATGTTTTTTAACAACATGCTTCAATGTGTAGCACataaaattattaattaataattattataatatatttttaaagcagatgtcTTTACAGCTGATAACACTCGAGCCAAAACAATAGAAATGTATGAATAGCAACACAGGTACTTGGTAAAGTATgtattggttttatttattggtggttatttgtgtgtttgttttgtacatcgtgataacattacattttctctTCACATGGAGTTCATTGTTTGAATCAAAGCACTTGGGAGGTAAATcttattcaaatgtttaatgtgtgtcctgttatttagtTGAACAAATACCTGATTACTGCAGGCCTTAGTTTAAAAACCCTCTTCATTGACATGTCCTTATTATCGAGGAGGCTTTTGTTGATTATTTACGAGGCAAATCTCCTTTTCTCACTGTGGAGGCACTTCTTTGTTTCTGTATTTGTGG encodes:
- the LOC119226692 gene encoding phospholipase A2-like — translated: MSTLQSLLLLAVGLTFAHSLDFKALHQFRKMILCVMPDSWPALDYADYGCYCGKGGSGPPVDDLDRCCQVHDLCYNDAMQHPDCWPVFDNPYTEIYDYSCDKDNKKVTCGNKNNECEMFICECDRKAAECFGRSPWIPEHEHLPSDRCH